tatatatataatatccaAACTGGGCATGCAATTACTCCGTCGGTGTGCTGATACGGTGATGCAAAATACTGATCGGTGTGACCTGTAAAAGGGTGGTGAAACCGCCTCAAATGATCTCACATCACATCAGTGAGTTGCCTGTCTTCCAAATCCTTCTTTATTATGATGAAAATGGTGAATTTATCAAATCTCCAACCATGCATGACCAGCTCAACCACCTTTATTGGCACCTAACTGTCGAAGGGATTTCCTCCGCTGGCACAAAACACTTGCACGTGCtcgtaaacacacacacacacacacaacttgcATACACACAGTGTGTGTCGCAAGCCTAATTATTTTATcgcactttttgtttttatcgtCTCCATTGTAGTCTTGACAGTGAGTACATCTCATGAGTACATTCGGTTAACAGATAAATGACTTAGCAGCTTCCTCACCAGGGTGGAACCTGAACACTGGTCTTTAAGGTTCATCTCTGCTGGTGGTGACAGCTGGGACTGACACACATACACCTCCGACACACACCCTACCCTCCGTCACCCACCCACAAAGTGCAGGAGTGCCTGGATCTGCATCCCTACAAGAGGTCAGAGCTGGGCTCAAAGGTGCCATCCTCCTCTggacaactccaaggtttcctCTCTGGGTTCATCTCATCTCCGTATCCATCCACCATGTCGGTCTCTGCTCAAATTATGTCCTCCAAAGGACCCAAGACCGTGACCTCAAAGTCCATTATCACCAAGAGTCAGTGTGGTTCCACAATCTTTCCACAGAAATCCTACAGTGTGTATGGAGGTGGTTTAGGTAGAAGCATCTCTTGCTCCTCCCTGCAATCCAGAAGCAGAGAATACGGAGGAGGATGTGGTGGAGGATATGGTGGAGGATATGGTTGAGGATATGGTGGAGGACGCGGTTTTGGTGGTGGATACGGTGGAGGTTATGGTGGAGGACATGCAGCAGGCATGAATGACTTCCATCAGAATGAGAAGACCATCATGCAGAACCTGAACGACCGTCTGGCATCCTACCTGGACAAGGTGCGTTCACTGGAGGCTGCCAATGCCATCCTGGAGAGGCAGATCCGCCAGTACTATGAGAAGAAAGGGCCGGTCGCACAGAGGGACTACTCCAACTACTGGAACACCATCAAGGACCTGAAGGACAAGATACAGTGATGCCTGAACGAATATATGAAACATTACTAGCATGTTCTAGTGCAATGACATTCTTTTGGATAAAGCAGCTAAAAAAGAGACTTGTTTTCTCAGTTTGATGATAGCCTATGTCCACATAAAGCAAGTCTCCATATGTGTtctcattacattttaaaacatattacaatataacagttttactgtatttttggtcaaataaatgcggcCTTAGTatgcataagagacttctttcaaaatgtaaaaataaacaaaaaacaacaacttactGGTTGCaatcttttgaacagttttGCATGTGTGTATTGATGACATTGGTTGTGTTTAAATAATGATTGGTGTGTTTATTCCCTATGTCACCTTTCCAACAATCAGATATGAACATGAGGTGGTTATGCGGCAGAGTGTGGATGCCAACATCGCTAACCTGCGCCGCTTACTGGACCAGACAAACCTGGCAAGGGGCGAACTGGAGATGCAGATCAAGGGTCTGCAGGAGGAGCTGGCGTTATGAAGAAGAACTACCAAGAAGTGTGTAGTAGTTTTCTGATAGATCATCTATGTAGAACTGATCTTAAATTTTGAGTattacactggacttcaagcaacttgggctatgagcttctccacccttcctccagactctaggaccttggtttccaaatgaaatacaaaacttgctctcatctgaaaagaggactttggaccactgggcaacagtccagttcttcttctccttagcccaggtaagacgcctctgacgttgtctgtggttcaggagtggcttaacaagaggaatacgacaactgtagccaaattccttgacatgtctgtgtgtggtggctcttgatgccttgaccccagcctcagtccattctttgtgaagttcacccaaattcttgaatcaattttgcttgacaatcctcataaggctgtggttctctcagttggttgtgcatctttttcttccacactttttccttcaactcaactttctgttaacatgcttagatacagcactctgtgaacagccagcttctttggcaatgaatgtttgtggcttactcTCCTTGTGAatggtgtcaatgattgtcttctggacaactgtcagatcagcagtcttccccatgattgtgtagcctagtgaaccaaactgagagaccattttgaaggctcaggaaacctttgcaggtgttttgagttgattagctgattggcatgtcatgccatattctaatttgttgagatagtgaattggtgggtttttgttaaatgtgagccaaaatcatcacaattaaaagaaccaaagacttaaactacttcagtctgtgtgcattgaatttatttaatacacgagtttcacaatttgagttgaattactgaaataaatgaacttttccacgacattgtaatttattgagatgAACTCGTGAATAAACAAAAATTTCTGTTGTTTGTTCAGTAAGCCTGGAAGTTATTACGATATTAACAATTAGAGCATTTAGAGCAGTAACTTAATTTGGCCAGAAAgggttttattttatagttggCCTGGGAGTTATTTAAGAGTAAACGCAAAAGTCTGGGTCTCTCTGTATCGCTCAGGCTGCGCTGCAGTGTCTATTctccccaaaataatacttaagcacagtaatcaagtaaaattactccagtattttacacctctggtgACAAGTGATCAGACTCAGACGCaataggtctctccagagacgTATATCTGTTACCCTGGACATCAGGGTGAAGGCAAATTATGATTTCATCCTAGAGCTCTCTCTCTGCATCAGAGAtagacattcacacacacatacgcagaGAACACTTATCTGTACTTCAAGGTTGCCGGGCTCTGCCCTGAAGCTTATCAAATATGgttaactacacacacacaatgagatcAGCTTCTCAGAGAGTCAAAAGGCAGACTAAAGCCATATTCAACTTATTTTCtaacatgcataaatgtaactttGAATTATTcaacaaatattataattaatattattatgaaggCCATTGTAGATCTGCGATCCACTCCTTCAGAGGGGTAGTGATACAAAAaccatttttattcaaaaagtaaGAAAGGAAAAATGACAATAACAATTTGGGGTGATCAAAAACAAGTTAATTGAGGAATTCCTGAAATTCtgaatgattaaattaatttcttgccaatatatagaaaaaataaactcaCTTGGGTCACTTTAGACCCATGTTGTGCATCAAAGGGTTAAATATCTTAGATATCATTTCAAAAGTGTGTGGTAATAGCCTACATTTCCAAAGTTCTAATCTCCAAACAGATTTGgacataaatttgatttaaaaattgctgttgttttaattCACTTTAATACATCTGACCATTATCTAATCTAATGTAAGTTAATGATGTGACTTAATGTGTATTTATCACATGTACACACGTTAAGCTCATTCATTTTATTGTGATGAACTTTATATTCCCTGAAGTGATAACAGAATTAGGGGCGGGAGTCTCAGGTGGACAGTAAtgaagtacatttacttgagtattgtacttaagtacactttttgagtactatatttgagtatattttttctagaaacttatgactttaacttcactacatttgaaagacaaatatcgtacttttcacTCCACTTCAATACTATCACGTTCCTCAAAGTAAAAAGTCGCTACTGtagcagctttgaaagtcagcgggtgatttattttcttctatAAAACATGACTTTTTTTCCAGACAGTCTATCAGTAATCACTAATGTGGGGTAACGTGAAGTGATTTCTCAGCATTTCTTGAACACTGAacagttgcaaatgtgatatttatttaaaacaattcaataataagaaattaatattgtaatatatacacaatattgtctgattttgaaaaattgtgtaAACAAAGATACCTATAACGCCAcagaataactgttttttttttttcctgcagtgTCTATTCTCAGGCGCGATCCCACTACTGATCAGCACGGGGGCTTTGACCTGCTCCGTCTCTGACCTGGGCCGGTTCACCCCTCCTTAGACAACCTGGTGGTCCCGAGCTCCCCCAGGAGCACCATATCGATACCGAACTTAGCGCGGACACCCAATCGACATAGTCCACTGCAGCCCAGAAGCCCTGAGCTCAAGCGATCCGCCAGCCTCAGCCTCCCAGTAGCTTGGATTACAGGCTCCGCCACTGAACCCGGCGAGAGCCAAGAGTCTCAGCGCTGCTGCTCAACCTGCTGCTCACTGCGCCCTCTAGTGCAGATAAACTCTGTCTCTCAGATTCAGATGTAGAATAAAGAAGCTTTATTAGAAAGGACACTAAGAAAATAGATGTTTTACTcctcaaaataatttaaaataaaccatttaGACATTTAATGCACGCCTTATTATGACAAGCTTGCACGCAAgcaaataagaaattaaaagtaGAATCTTTTGTAGCTACATttattgaatattaaaatattgcacACATGCACCATTCacgagaaataaaataaaatataatatccaAACTGGGCATGCAATTACTCCTGTGATCCGTGTGATCTGTGTGACCTGTAAAAGGGTGGTGAAACCGCCTCAGATGATCTCACATCACATCAGCAAGTTACCTGTCTGCCAAATCCTTCTTTATTATGATGAAAATGGTGAATTTATAAAATCTCCAACCATGCATGACCAGCTCAGCCACCTTTATCGGCACCTAACTGTCAAAGGGATTTCCTCCGCTGGCACAAAACACTTGCACATTGCACATGCtcgtaaacacacacacacacacaacttgcatacacacactgtattttacacaattattttatcGCATTCCCTCCATTGTAgtcttgagggtgagtacatctCATGAGTACATTCAGTTAACAGATAAATGAGTTAGCAGCTTCCTCACCAGGGTGGAACCTGAACACTGGTCTTTAAGGTTCATCTCTGCTGGTGGTGACAGCTGGGactgacacacatacactctcCCACACACACCCTACCCTTCATCACCCACCCACAAAGTGCAGGAGCCGCCCTGGATCTGCATCTCTATAAGAGGTCAGAGCTGGGCTCAAAGGTGCCATCCTCGTCTGGACAACTCCAACGGTTTCATCTCTGGGTTCATCTCATCTCCGTATCCATCCACCATGTCGGTCTGTTCTCAAACGATGTCCTGCAGAGTACCCAAGCCCGTGACCCCAAAGTGCACTATCGCCAAGAGTCGGTGTGGTTCCACGATCTTTCCACAGAAATCCTACAGCGTGTATGGAGGTGGTTCATGTGGAAGCACCCGCATCTCTTGCTCCTCCCTGCCATCCAGAAGCAGAGGATACGGAGGAGGATGTGGTGGAGGATATGGTGGAGGACACGGTTTTGGTGGAGGACGCAGTTTTGGTGGAGGACACGGTTTTGGTGGAGGACACGGTTTTGGTGGAGGACACGGTTTTGGTGGTGGATACGGTGGAGGTTATGGTGGAGGATATGGAGCAGGCATGAATGATTTCCATCTGAATGAGAAGACCACCATGCAGAACCTGAACGACCGTCTGGCATCCTACCTGGACAAGGTGCGCTCGCTGGAGGCTGCCAATGCCATCCTAGAGTGTCAGATCCGCGACCACTATGCGAAGAAAGGGCCAGTCGCACAGAGGGACTACAGCGACTACTGGAACACCATCAAGGACCTGAAGGACAAGGTACAGTGATGCctgaatgaatatgaaacatTACTAGCATGTTCTAGTTCAACGACATTCTTTTGGATATAGCAGCTAAAAATAAGACTTGTTTTCTCAGAGTTTGATGATAGTCTATGTCCACATAAAGCAAGTCTCCATATGTGTtcttatgtattaaatattctaTGTTTCAGATTAAATGCGCTACCACCCACAACGCCAACATCCTCCTGCAGATCGACAACTCTAAACTGGCTGCTGATGACTTCAGAATCAAGTAAGCTACACAGCGTTGACCACATTCATGTGAACTTACAACTAGTTTGATGGATAAAACACTCACCACAACTGTTTTGAgcattgagcagcaaatcagcatataagaatgatttctgaaggatcgtgtgacactgaagcctgaagtaatggctgctaaaacaAATCAGCATTGACATTGCAGAAATAggctacattacattttaaaacatattacaatatgacaaataaatgcagccttagtaagcataagagacttctttcaaaatgtaaaaaaaccccccaaaaaacaaaaaaaacttactggTTGCAATCTTTTGAACCGtagtgcatgtgtgtatttatgacaTTGGTTGTGTTTAAATAATGATTGGTGTGTTTATTCCCTACGTCACCTTTCCAACAATCAGATATGAGCATGAGGTGGTGATGCGGCAGTGTGTGGAGGCCGATATCGCTAACCTGCGCCGCTTACTGGACCAGACAAACCTGGCAAGGTGCGACCTGGAGATGCAGCTCAAgggtctggaggaagagttggCATGTATGAAGAAGAACCACGAGGAGGTGTGTAGTAGTTTTCTGATAGATCATCTATGTAGAACTGATCCTAAATTTttaagtattatattatattatattatattatattatattatattatattacattacattatattcagaggtggaaagtaacgaattacatttactcgcgttactggaattgagtagcttttttgtgtacttctactttttaaagtaattttttaaatctgtaattttacttttactcaagtatatTTTATTGGAAGTATTGTACTTCGTATTGTACtgagtagtaataataataataaaaaagtcgCTCCCTGGAAACTATATACTGTAGTAAATAATGAGCAGGAGAACAAACTGGCACTAAAATAACTAGAAAGATGGAGACGGACAAGACAGGCGTTATGGTGCAGACCCAGCTGAAAACGAAACCCTGTCGTATTCTGTTGAAGTTGAACTCGAAGAAAATTAAGTGAACCCCTGGCCATATTTATGCTCTATTATGCAGTGTAAACTGTGTTTGCCTAGGGAGACCAAACTAGCAGCTTATAAAATCTCGACATCAACCCTTCGCAAGCATGTAGAGGTAAAGTAAAGACTTGAATTGTTGCATTGGTGGTTAAAATGAAGCTTTAACAGTTTAGCAAAAGGttttgcacaaattagccaaaaagacagtggtacatatatcgtctgcgataatatcctaattgttgttttaatgatatGCGATTTGAGATTAtcagtattttgcaaaaaccaaacaaaacactcctACAGAGTGCAGTGAAGTCTAGTAGATTAGACTAGTGTGCGAATGCatttagagtgcgttctttcactgcttgattcagtctgttaaaatccatatagaatgatcacaaaattgaagatatagggcagaaaatgtgtatatttatataatttcatatagtaaatcaatatcacaagAAGAGtaccattttttttctccacaaatcagcatgattagcctaccaacctgatctcacagaattccgtgtaatgttcacggacttaattaacccagaatctgtggtggcatcacggaatcgccgaaaattccgtgatgggctcacagaaggaatcagccgtggtccatgcacggattcactggattcaccagcgctgcatcggaccacgtaaaaagagtgactccgatgcagttatactttcactggagtacctgaccccacccctaccttaaacctacccagttctgaacaataatgatgacgataaatttcccagtatcgcgtcggcatattgatgctaagggtttccgtgcgtggttcacggctgatgcctgtcactgacttacattggtatcacttctgtgagcccatcacggaattttcggcgattccgtgatgccaccacagattcggagttaattaagtccgtgaacattacacggaattctgtgagatcaggttgagcctacatatagattttttacgacagttcaataaacaagacgTTAATTAATAGACTtcttttagacaccatattacctgtttttgctttatttcaacaacaaaaataattccaaacagccaCCACAGCACagttttgtgtctctgagcaatGACAGTGtttcgtttctgaatgaatcaaccatttaaatgattcggttcaatcgcaatgactcacttattaacagtgacttgctgacACCTACACctacttttactcattttaattcatgtcctgcattaaactgtgtaaatacatctaaatgccacttcagatgaagcttctgtgtttcctctgcattgcaaagattaattttgtcgatactgatttaatttgcctggtaacagcccaaatgtcttattattctaaatagctgattcctttaattaaaaacaactagtcTGAGATTTATAGGCCTATCTCAGGATGTCAAACTCAGTTTCTGGAGGCCGCAggtctgcagagtttagttccaaccctgctccaacacacaaaccatgtagttttcaaataagcctaaagcagtgttcctcaaatctttccctggagggccaatctgctgcagagtttagctccaaccccgatcaaactcacctacctgtgattttctaatgatcttgaagactctgattagcatgctcacgtgtgtttgattagggttagagctaaactctgcaggagtgggccagatttgaggatgcctggcctaaatgattaaattagctggatcagatgtgtttaattagggttatatctaaactgtgcagggctgcatgtggccctccaggaactgagtctGACACCCTTGGCCTATTCCATGTTTTTCCTCCCTTccactgttaaaatgtaactaaGTAATTTTAACtctgagtaaattttaaataagctactttttacttttacttgagtggatttttagactggtacttttacttgtacttaagtaaaatttaattaatgtaatggtacttttacttgagtagattaTGTTCGTACTCTTTCCAGctctgattatattatattatattatattatattatattatattatattatattatattatattatattatattatattatattatattatattatattatattatattatattatattatattatattacattatactgTGGCATTACAGGAGCTGGCTGCACTGAGGTCACAGCTGACAAACACAGTGAACGTAGAGGTTGATGCTGGTCCTCAGCAAGACCTGAACAAGATTCTGGACGAGATTCGTGCTCATTACGAGAACATCATCCAGAAACACCGCAGGGAACAGGAGGCCTGGTTCAAGGACAAGGTAAGAcatcttctttctctctcagtctcAATATGAACTCTACGTTGCTATCAAGTTTTCACTGAATAATAAACCACATATTCCAGAATGTCTCTTGTAGTAGTGCCTGGATAGTGAtatagtgtttttgtcttttgatcAGATGGAAGGGTTGAACAAAGAGGTGGCTGACAACACAGAGTGCATGCAAACTTCCGGACCACAGCTCACAGAGCTGCGAAACACCTTGCAGGATCTGGAGATCGAGCTGCAGTCTCAACTCAGCAAAGTGAGACACAAGTGGAATGTAGAGCGAGATTAGATAGATTATCTAAACCAGAGACAGGAAAATATAACATAAGACTCAAAACAAGCAGAGCAACAGTgctttattatgtttttgtgcatgttctCAAACAGAAAGCAGCACTGGAGAACTCACTGGCAGAAACAGAGGCTAGGTACCGCCGTATGCTAGCAGGCTACCAGAACCAAATCAACATGCTGGAGGCCGAGCTCTGTCAAATGCGGGCAAGCATTGAGCAACAGGGACGTGATTACGCCTTGTTGTTGGACATCAAGACACGTCTGGAGCAGGAGATCGCCACCTACAGGTGCCTTCTGGAAAATCAGGACTCCAAGTAAGTTTTTAAAAGCTAATGTAAGTTAAAGTCAGTGGAGCATGGATTATGTTATATTATCTTGTCCAGACTTcactaattattttttttcttcttcttactCTTCCAGGACTCAAGGTAACTGAAATCTCTCTTTGTATTTTATGGTAGGCTGGCCAGTGTATGTTGTACATTATAACTCTTTCCCTCTTGTCCTTCAGGACCAACTATCATGATCCAAAGTGGATCCCTCTCCTCAGGTAGCTGCCCGGCTGTCCCATCTAGTGGAGCTCAATCCTCTTGTGGTTCTGTTGGACAAACAGCCCAATGCAAGTAAACCACCCCCACTTCACATCGTACTTACTAAAGTCACAGGATGCCGCTTCATGAGACAGTATTCAAACACATGcagacatttaattttaaatgagtgTTGAGACACAGTTTGTGACATGACAATAAACAGAAATGTGTTACTTATAAAACATCGAAAGACACTCACTGTTATGTTGTTGTATGTGAGAAATACCTGTCTCTGAAAATAAAATGGCTGTCGAGAAatatttgttgtgtgtttttattttgcataatacTATGgtctaaaattttaaatggtgCAAAACACATGGCAGACACATTCTCAAGAGCAGAAAATACCATATAGACCACACTCAGAAATTAGTTTCATAAGGACCAGTATTTATTTTCagagttgtatttattttacagcaaatacgtaaacaatttaaataaattaaacatgtttattttatttatttcatgaaCAATTTCACTCTAGGATTTGCCTGCTTGTCTAGTGCTCCCCCTATTGGCCATGTGATGCTGTTATATACTACATTTTGCCATGTTAAAATCAAGaatttgcaaaacattttacaaaacacatacaggtgcatctcaataaattaagatgaatgaatgaggcatttatatagcgctttattgtgtattgcaatacactcaaagcgctttacaatcgtCGTGGGGgttctcctcaaccaccaccagtgtgtagcatccacttggatgatgtaaaggcagccacaggacaatggcgccagtgcgctcaccacacaccagctacaggtggagagtagagagtgtcatagagccaatcaagtggatggggattattgggaagccataaTTGACAAGGGtgagtggagggaatttggccaggacaccagggttacacccctactctttacaatgagtgtcatgggatttttaatgaccacagagagtcaggacctcagtttaatgtctcatccgaaagatggtgcttttttacagtatagtgtccccttcactatactggggcattaggacccacacagactgcagggtgagcaccccttgctggcctcactaacacctcttccaacagcaacctagttttcccaggaggtctcccatccaggtactgaccaggctcagccctgcttagcttccatgggcaactggtcttgggctgcagggtgata
The Onychostoma macrolepis isolate SWU-2019 chromosome 11, ASM1243209v1, whole genome shotgun sequence genome window above contains:
- the LOC131549232 gene encoding keratin, type I cytoskeletal 19-like — encoded protein: MSVCSQTMSCRVPKPVTPKCTIAKSRCGSTIFPQKSYSVYGGGSCGSTRISCSSLPSRSRGYGGGCGGGYGGGHGFGGGRSFGGGHGFGGGHGFGGGHGFGGGYGGGYGGGYGAGMNDFHLNEKTTMQNLNDRLASYLDKVRSLEAANAILECQIRDHYAKKGPVAQRDYSDYWNTIKDLKDKIKCATTHNANILLQIDNSKLAADDFRIKYEHEVVMRQCVEADIANLRRLLDQTNLARCDLEMQLKGLEEELACMKKNHEEELAALRSQLTNTVNVEVDAGPQQDLNKILDEIRAHYENIIQKHRREQEAWFKDKMEGLNKEVADNTECMQTSGPQLTELRNTLQDLEIELQSQLSKKAALENSLAETEARYRRMLAGYQNQINMLEAELCQMRASIEQQGRDYALLLDIKTRLEQEIATYRCLLENQDSK